CTAAGGAAAGATGTCTCTGGCCTTAGCCAGACCCAGGGCCGTTTCCGTCCTGGCTCTTgtgtggtggaatgagcccccgagagagacagagaccttACTCAAGCTTGCTCAGTTCCCccacgccaggggtagtcaaactgcggccctccagatgtccatggactacaattcccacgagcccctgccagctgggccatctagtccaaccctatactgaatgaaggatcagcctcaagcatccaggagaaggatctgtccagctgctgcttgaagacggccagtgagggggagctccccacctccttaggcagccccttccactgctgaactactctgactgtgaaaatttcttttcctgagatctacctggtaccattctacatgaagtctaaacccatgactgcaggtcaTATGTCCTGCccacaagaacctttccctgccctcctctaagtgaccacatatttcaagagagccctcctgtcccctctcaacctcctgttctccatgcTGGATGTTcccgagtccctcagcctttcctcacagggcttggtccccaggccccggatcgttaaataaatacataaatcacaGGCCTCCTTGATCTGGAGGCTTCGTCTGCCTTAAGGAGGGTCGTGGGGAGAGAGTTTTAGGTGTACTACGTGAATTGCAGTTGAGCGGGACTGGGATGCGCctcagaaagaggaaggaagagggaggaagaccAAGGAGGTATAGaacaaggcagagagaaagaaggaacaaGGCTCAGACGGACGGAGGGGGACGAAGCAAGGAGGTAGGAGTCGGCACAGGCATGAACGGCCGGACTTAAACTCCGAGCCAGCCCCTGCGACAGGAAAAGGCAAAAGGCACTCAGCACAACCAACAGACCAGGAGAAGAAATCTGTGCCAAacgtggaaagaaagaaagaaaaagaagaaaacccattggaaaggagggagaagagtAAGAAAAGGCCGTCAACGTGTGACCCGGCGCCATGTCCCAGGGAGGATATTTTGAGAACGAACGGCACTACCAAGCCCTGGAGATGCCCCCTGCCAGGCCCGCAGGTGCCGACCTGGCCCCTTTCTGTGAACCAGACCTGGCTTCATGCATGGGGGACGAACAGCTGCTCTCTGAGGTGCTGCAGGGGGTCCAGCAACGGATGCCCAAGGGGGTCCCCTTCCCTAACTACTTCCCCGGGGAGCCGTACCCCTTCCTGTCTTACGGAGGGGAACGCAAAGCTCTCGGCACCTTTGAGTCCCGCTCGGTTGCTGTCAAAGAGGAgccacgaggaggaggaggaggaggaggaggaggggacccTGGCCGGGTGGGCGGACGACACCCGTACAGTGCCCCGCACTTCCAGGCTGCCCACTGTGCCCAGGTGGTCCTGAGTCAACCCGGAATGCGTGCTGGGCAACCCCTGAGGGGCCTGAAGGTAAGGAAAGAGTCTGTCCGCCTCTACCCCCTTGCTCTTGCTCCCCACTTAGAGACTGTCTTGCtcaaggcatagaatcatagagttggaagggactcccagggtcatctagtccaaccccctgcagaatgcaggaaattcacaactgcctgcccccctccctcagttGACCCCAAATTCATGCTCAGATTATGCTCCCCCAAACCAgtatccctggccagtctggcctggaagaaatttgcctcccaaccccaaagttcCCCGGGGCAACCTGGAGAGACAAAACATTTCCCAATCCAAAGAGACCAAACACCACCGTGAAAAAGGCCCTGATAAACTGACCGAACCAGAATCTAAAAGGAGCTTATTTGCTTCAGTGTCTGAAGCAAGATAGCCCAAGATTGTGACTCCAACCGGTGCCTCCTGATTTACAAACCAAAACTGATTAAGGAGAGATAGCATGCATGTAAGGCTCACAACCCCCCTTCTCGGTGTTGGGGTGAACATATGCAGCTCCTTATCTGGAGaattgtgtttgattccccacacgtGTCTCCacgtgcagacagctgggtgaccttgggctagtcacagtcccattagatctgttctcacagagcagctttgtcagagctttctcagcctcacatacctcacggagtgtctatggtggggaggggaagggaaggcaattgtaagccactttgagcctcctttgggcagtggaaagcaggatataaaaactcctcttcttctaaaataaactTAAGCAAGATGCCTGCCTTTTTCTCTGTTCTTAgccttctcctcctttctcccccaacAGGGACCTCCCTGCAGCCCAACTCCATCCTGCTGTGGCCCAAAGGGCAAGAAATCAGTGAATAAGGACAGCTTGGAGTACCGCTTGCGCCGGGAGCGCAACAATATCGCGGTGCGCAAGAGCCGTGACAAGGCCAAGCGCAGGGTGCTGGAGACCCAGCAGCGGATGGTGGAACTCCTGGGGGAGAATGAGCGCCTGCGTAGCCGGGTGGAGCAGCTGATGCAGGAGACAGAGACCCTGCGGGACATTTTCCGCCAAGTGCCCGAGGCGGCTGGGCTTATCAAAGGGCTGGGGGGCTGCAGCTGAAGCCCACTGGGGTGGGAAGCAGGGTGGTGTTTGGATCTGAGAGGAGCTGGCTTGGAGCATGTCAATAAAAGGGGCCTTTTGTGGCTCACCGTAGTTATTTGTTTGTATGCAGGTAGATTCAGGGGAGTGGCTTTGATGGTTTGAAGCAGTAGAGCAAGGTTTGGGACCAGTGGACCCTTGAGGACCACGAAGTTTTAATCGAGGTCTAAACTTTTGTATGCCCGCAACACTTCGGCAGATATCTGAAGccatgtgcctgcacacgaaagcttatgcctcgaataaaactttgttcgccttcaaggtgcccccggactcaaactttgttctgttattttCATGCaccaatttatttattgtttgatttctaAGCCGCCCCACCTGCAAATGGGCTCGGGGTGGCTTTCATCAATAGATGACGAAGCATCCCCAAAATTAAAAACTAGCGAACAAAGCCCCATCACCCcagccagtctggcctgcaggaaaCCTATCCTCAGCGCATATTATAGTTGAGCTGGGACTTGAACTCAGAGCTCTGGCATGTAGCCACACTATATTCAGCTCCCTCAGGCCTTCTGATCTTTCTGAATGGAGGTGTGGTTGGGAAGAAAATCTCTTGCAGgctgctgtgccccccccctttctgggttaggaaatttctggagattttggggaagaGGCCCCAGCAGGGTATAACCccatagagtcctccttccaCAAGTAGCTATTTTCTCCGGATAAACCAATCCCTGTTACAAGAAGATTGCTTGTAATTCAGGGAGGTCTCCAGGGCCCACCCAGAGGTCAGCCATCCTTccttagcaccctatctgtcaaaCGTTATGGATCTGTGCCTGCACGGGACTGCAACATTCTGTGCGGGAGAGCCAAATGTGCAaataacccccacacacacacacacagacacacacacatgcacacgcactGGCATACTTGCTATCTGTGTTTGCACAAGGGCAAAACATGACATGAGATTCAGCTACAGCCGGTTTATAGAGGTTCTGGGGTGCCAAAGTATGTTTTTGAAACAGGGATGACACTGCAAGCTCTCCCCAGGAGTGGCACggccctggagaggaggacggGTGCATGTCGAGACACACGTCCAAATGCCTCCCATGTCAGAAGTTGCCAATTCACGCATGTGTTCTGCGGCCAGCTTTTCTGTCCCCCCCTTTCTGGCTGCTAGGCGGATTCCACATTCCAAAGACGATTGAGCTGGTTTTGCGGTGcatggagggtggtggtggaatagACTCTTTTCCCCCAAGGCACAAAGAGGGAAAAGCCAGGATTTTCATTCCCCCGGACTCCAAACAGAAGGTCCTCAAAGttcctcctctattttatcctcacaacatccctgcgaggtaggtgaggccgagagtgTGTGACCGGCCAAATGGCTTGCTTGCGTCCAGCAAGATGATATTTAGAGGCTCCTTCCCTGATGTTCCTGGCTGCTTCAGCATGCCAAGCCTCTGACCCGTTTCGGCCTCCGTGGCCCACCTCTTGCCCCCCGGGCTTTGACGTTACGCAGTGAGTGGCACGCTTAAAGAATGAATTGGGCTGCGTCTTAAATTCGGAGCGCTCAGAACTGCAGGAGGCAAGCAATGATAGTCTCCCTTCCACGGCCTGTCTGTGAAGGTTTATCCACATCTGAAGCTTGAAGAtgcatccactccccccccccgcacccttgTGCTTTTTTTCcaagaaaaaggaaggggaaaacagaccaagctcattTCTAACGGCCAAGGCCTCACAAACAGTTCCCTCTACCCCAAACTTCCCCCCATCCTGCTTTGAGCCTGCAAGCAACAAAAATTTTGCATGCAGTTGCGTCAAGAATAGCTGTGGGCTCCAccgtttaaatccccccccccaaattctccctatttttatattccaaattaaattTGTATGTTAAAAGATCTCTCTCAATATTTCagcctttttctcctttttaaacccccccccttttaaacagATCTTTTTGATTCTGATCCGTTAGTCAGTTTCTAATTCTTAACTTACTGCCCTCCACGATTTATACATGTTACGTCTTCCTTTTAAACAATAGTCTTAATCCAAATTTAAAACTAAATAAGGCCAAGTCCTCGACATCGTCCCAATCTGATTTTGAATCTCGAACGAGGAAGTTTTTACTAGCAGTTGAAGCGGTACTTTTAATGAGATCAAGCTTAGCTATCTTTCTCGTTCCTTCCTCTTTAGAGTTCACTGGAAACTTCCTATGGGAAATAAGGATCGGAGATTTTAGGTGAGAGAAATACGGATATCAGACTAGAAGGAAAATGGCTATAGgaattggggagaggaagagatgggtAAACTCAGAACGCAATTGTATAAATATCTATACAATTTATACAATTTTATACTTTTATCTTTTCACTCTCCCCCTGTTCTTTTTGTTCTATAACCTTGTTTACCTTTTATATATTGAAAAAAAcgtattaaaattattaaagaaaAGCTGAGCATGGCGTCCTCTCTGCGTTTATGCATGAGACCAAACAGCTCAGGAGGCCCCTGTATAATTCCAGCAGGGGGTCCGTGGTTATGAGGAAAAGGTTGCTGtggaagctctccagggtctgagacggaggtctttcccatcccctcctgcctggtcttttaccTGTTAGAGATACTGGGTTTCGAACCTGGGACCCGCTGcattgccaagcagaggctccgccaCAGAGCCACAGTCCCTTCCCAGGGTGTATCACACCTTTATGGACTGCCGCACCAATGTCACAGTCCAGTTTCTTGACCTATGGAAGAGCACATTTTCATCGATATCTCCCTGACCAGTATTTGCTGAACCACCCAAGGGAAGCTTGAACAGAGAGGTTTCCTCACTGCAGCTGGGACCCTTCTCttgctctctctgccccccctctctctcgcacacacacacacaaaacacaacaGTTGCACAAGCCAGTGGTTGATGTTACAATCTCCGGCCGGTAGCTTTTAGGATGGAGGTGATGAGGCGTCGCGATCCTTCCCGTCACTTCTGAGCTCTCGGAAGGCCATCCTGCTTTCAGAGAAACCTTGGAGTACCTTGGGGAGTTCTCCAAAAACGGAAAGGTTGGAGActtggtccccccctccccgggggtgACACGGTGCCCACCCCCCTCAAGACAGGCGTGTTCCAGAGCCAACCTCAAGGTAAGCTGCTCCAGTTGCATCATCTTGTGAAACAACCTGTTACTCCATCCCGGTGGCGAAAGATGCCCGCCACAaaccacagcctccccccccctacaacATACCGGCATCGTAAGTCACTCCAACCTGCAACCAAACAGAACCAACACCCCTGCCCCATAGACAGCTGGCCCTTATTAGCGAGGCTCTCCTAGAAAAGCAAGGCCAACGGAGATGCCTGCCCACCTGTCCCCTCACCCCTCTGCTCTATTTCTGTAGCatcaatcaccccccccccccgtagtaatGCTCCTCCCAATGGGTCATCATTTGCGAAATACCCTCTGTTGCCATCCTGTGGTCTGGAAATCCCCAATGGCTCAGCCAAGAAGAGAGAAATtagccttctcttctcccctccagccccacactgccaaaaagggggggggaatatttccCCCAGTCCTTGATTCCCATCCTGTTATTTGGGACTGCTGTTCCCAGCCCAAAATATAGGGAATGTGGGATGTAGTACCGCATACGGTCTGTAGCTGTGAGTTAGCCCTGTTTAAATGCTTCGCGGTGGCTCTACgccagatttctgcaatccaggCCTTCCAGATCCCAGCCTGACACTCTGTTGCACTAATACAAAAACCAGGGTTCTACAGCATGCATCCTTCTTCCAGGTAGCTGCCATCTGCTGCACACCCACGAAAGGATGTCTGTTTTGCAGACAATGCTGCAAAATTCCTGTTCACACCTTCATGGGGCCTCCTTCTAGCTGTGCCCTGTGGCTTGGATGGGGTCTGTAGGTGGCGAGCCCTTTGAAGGACAGATGTGCAGCCTAAGAAGCCCTGAGCAATTCTGAATATACTTGAGAAGCCCAATTCTGCAGAGCATAAATATCGGCTGTCCCTTGACAGGCATCCGACTGGGCTCCAAGTAATGGGATGGGGGCACGAGGGCCTCTAGTGGCCAAGAGTGGAATTACTCCTCAACCTTCATAAcaaaaagttttgagtccaggggcacctttaatacagacaaagtttcatccaaggaataagctttcgggtgcatgcatccttcttcagatacaatgaaggaGGAAAATTTCCTCAATCATTACATTTAGGTagtgagaaggtgtgtgtgggggggttaattTCCAGGATGGGCTAGTTGCATGCATAGGAAACTGTACGATTATAGTTGAGATTGGTTAAAATCTGTGAAGGCAGTGAATTAGCACACCGACACAAGTAAATGGCAGTATGTCACAAACCAGCTGGGCATGCAAGAAttaaaggtctggttttaacacccACGCCAGTTCTTAGCACAtaaaaaatatgtacagcagccaataaaagctccaaagtaagagctgtaaagtaccagagtcacttaatgaaagatgtctcgttatcagtcattagctctcattcaaaggctgccaaaaatatCACTGGcgtgttctcttattagtgcatgAATTGCAATGAGGTTTAGGAGACCAGGCTGTAGCCCATCTCTCTGTCACTCAACAAGCATCTAGACCTCCTTAGCCTGGTCTCCGTCCTCCCCCTAAACAACTCGCATGCCGAATGTATCAGCAGGAATGCCGTCATTTGCAGGAGAATCGTATGGTTTACAAATGGGACGATCGCTttgttgcaattttaaaaatcccaatgaaaaagagaaaggattCAGAAGTGAGTCTGCTCGCCTCTTCCTGGGCCTCGAAAATCTCGAAACAAAGGCTCTCGAGAGTAAGCCCCTGAAAGTCCAAAGATCCACAGGCTAGGGAGGCAGCCTGAGACAAGAAACCAGTTACAGCAGGCCTGGCTAGCCGCTCCAGAGGAGTCATCACTACCTTTGCATATCTCCCACCATCAATCAACCAAAGGTTTTCAGAGGAAAACAAAGCCACCCCTCCTATCACGGAGCAAGCAAAAGGCAGACAAGAAGTCTGATCCACAGGAACGAATTCAGCAATCCAGTCCCAAGAGGGAAGGGCTGCTGGTGCAAGAGATTCCAGCTTCACTTGGGGGCACATTCAGGCAGGGATCGGACACTACTCTTACAGTCCCCCtggaacagaacaaaatcagagtccggagacacctttaagaccaatgacgTTTAATTCTGGACATAAGCTTTCAcaggcaggcacacttcctcagaagagGAATG
The Paroedura picta isolate Pp20150507F chromosome 16, Ppicta_v3.0, whole genome shotgun sequence genome window above contains:
- the CEBPE gene encoding CCAAT/enhancer-binding protein epsilon, encoding MSQGGYFENERHYQALEMPPARPAGADLAPFCEPDLASCMGDEQLLSEVLQGVQQRMPKGVPFPNYFPGEPYPFLSYGGERKALGTFESRSVAVKEEPRGGGGGGGGGDPGRVGGRHPYSAPHFQAAHCAQVVLSQPGMRAGQPLRGLKGPPCSPTPSCCGPKGKKSVNKDSLEYRLRRERNNIAVRKSRDKAKRRVLETQQRMVELLGENERLRSRVEQLMQETETLRDIFRQVPEAAGLIKGLGGCS